A stretch of DNA from Candidatus Neomarinimicrobiota bacterium:
ATATTGCTCCAACTATTCGCTCTTTATCTTTATCTGCAAGATTGACAGCAACTTCATACCTTGCAAGATAGTGATCACCGGCTCGAACAAATTGAAGTTCTGTATAGGGAATTTTTACATGGACTGAGACCTTGATGTTTTCTTTATCGGCAAGTGGCTCAGACAGTCCGATGAAGGAAAAATCAGGCAGGGTCAAATCGTTTTCCTGATTCACAGTCTGTTCAGCACAACCCACAAACAGAGATACTGTTAACAGGGTATATAATGATATTTTCAATATAGATTTTTCCACTTTATCCTCGTTAATCCTAAGTTGGTTCCAGCCCAAATATAGCCATCTTTCATGATCAAATCAGTGATAAAACTACTAATCAGTCCATCGTTAACCGTGTAATGTCGCCACGACGACGATTTGGAGTTAAAACTATATAATCCAATATCTGTACCAATCCAGATACTTTTCCCTGCGGCGGCTAGCCCTCTTGGTTTAAAGGGCGTGTTGGGTGATAGATGGAATCCGCCTGCTTTTGAAAGCAGATTCACCTTCAGTAAACCCCTATGTGTGCTGGCCCAGAGCATATCCCCAACTATTACACTTTCATAGATTGGATCGCTAGCAGCATCCTCAGAAATTGGCAGGATTTCACCTGATGAGTTTACCTTAGAATTAAACTGAAGTGAGGCTTCATCATAAATATACAGCCCATAATATGTTGAAAGATAAAAACGTCCAGCTTTGTAATTTATATCGAATACAGGCCAGTTTAGTCCTGTGGGGAATAAGGTCTGCAAAATCGACCCAGATTCATGATAAAGATAGGCATTGCGCTCTGTGGCCAACATAATATTGCCGCCCTGCCCAATAGCCACTGAGTATATTCGATCACTTGTCAGATCTTTTTTTGTAAGAACCCTCTCCCAGCTACCCTGGGTCTGGCCTTGCCGAAAAACTCCACCCTTTGCAGCAATAAGCAAATCCTCAGCCCTAACATCGATATCGGAGATAAATGAGTAATCCCAGGCGATGTCTCGAATAGCCTCATCATATTGAAAAGTGGTGCTATCCATATATGTCAATCCTGCCCTACCACCGATGACTAGTTTTTCTTCATAAATATCGAGTGCCATGACATCTGGTGATAATAACCCATAGGGTAAACTTGTGAATTCACCACCATGAATATCTTGATGAAAAATCCCCATGCCATATGTGCTTAAAAATGATTCACCTGCATCTCTCTCTCTGGTAAGGGATGAAACCACACCGAGGGAATTTCTGGGATGACCATCGAGATGTAGTTTACCTTCTGAATCAAACGAACCATCCCTCACTTTTTGTACCGGGAGGGATTCATAGATATCCATGAGTCCGTCTGACACCGAGTGAATCCACTCCACAGCCTCCCAGTCTATATCTAAATCCGTATTCGCTCCCCACTTTTCAAAGGTTCCAGCGGTTTTTGAAAATAATGTAGAATATTTGCCAACACTTTCCTGAGAGGAGGCTGACACGATGACATAGGCATGGGAAATCCCAATTTCATAAGTTCCTGAAAATTTGGGATCAGCAGGCAAGGGGATTTTGGACATCCAATCAGCGAGCTCATCATAGACAAAGACAAAATCCGGTGTCACCATCCAGACATCTTGTGTACCTGCATTCTGCCATACCCGTAAAACGGGATATTGGCTCAACCCATTACTGGCAGTGATGGGATCCAGCCAGTCACCTTTGTGGTGATTGTATACGATTACACCGTCTTCAACTGCGAAATATATATTCCATGTGCTGTAAAAACTGTGGTTCACGTGCTTCCCTGCGGGAAAACTAACAAAAGTCCCCTTTTGGTATACATGTTGTGCATGGGCACCAATTATCAGGATAAAAGTCAAGAGTGTACGAAGGATCACAGATCGAAAACGAAACATATTATATCCCGGTTTTAAAGAATCAGTGTGTGGATGTCGGGAGTACCGATTAATCTGATTCACTTAGAAAAATGGCCAGTGCTGCATAAGCCAGAACACCCAGGCCGAAGGACCCCAAGGTGGCTACCGCCCATAAAATGCGTATAATATTAGAGTCAAAATCAAGGTATTGACCGATTCCCCCACACACCCCGGAGATTTTTCTATCTGAGCGAGATTTATAGAGCTTTTTGCCAGGCGGGAATATTCCATCCAGCGAAGATTTGGTTTCATCAGCATGGTTAAAATACAGATATAGACCTAGACCAATAATCAAAACTGGCCATAGAACATGACCCATAGCCATGGCTATGCCAGCAAACACACCTGCGATGGGTCCAACAATACCAAACAGTAACAGGATTCCAGCAGCCATCATAATGATTCCCCAAAACCTGTTCGAATAAGTCTCAGGAGTAATCTCTGATTCAGGAGTTACTTCTTCAGTTCCCAATTCTGGATGTTTGGGTATAATTAACATAGCGATGATATAGGCTACGATCCCAGTACCCCCAAATACTACCAGAACCACCCACATCAGGCGGATGATAACCGGATCTATATTGAAATATTCTCCAATACCTCCACAGACTCCTTCAAAGACTTTATCTTTATTGGATTTGTATAGTCTATCCATCTTTTCCTCGTTTCTTTTGAATGTTTCTATCAATTTCCTTTACCGACCCTTGCACTAAGGGCACAAATCTTACGGGATCTTTTCTCTTTTTTATAATATGGCCATCTTTCTTGGTACAAATCCACACATATTGATCTGATTTTCCCTCAGGAGCGACCAAGATGCCCCCTTCTTTCAGACTATGGAATATATGCTCTGGAATCCTGGGGGGACTAGCCCAGAGAATGATACGATCATAAACCATTTTCTCCTCGAAATGTTCCCAGGCGCTAGCGTGCTTGAGATCAATATTGGATAGTTCAAGCTGATTTATTATGCTCATAGATTCGTCCAGCAATTCTCCATAAACTTCAATCCCGGTGACGTGATGACATAATTTTGAGAGTACTGCGGTGGCGTACCCACTGCCACTTCCGATTTCAAGGACATGATGAATTGGTCGTATGTCGAGGTAACTCAGCATAAGTGCCACAATATATGGCTGGCTTATAGTCTGTCCTGATTTTATGGGAAGTGGTTGATCAGCATAAGCTTCCCGGGGAGAACTATGTGGAACAAAGAGATGCCTGGGTATTTCTTGAAAAGCATCCAAAATAGCAGGTTGTTGTATCCCTCTTCTCAGAAGCTGATCCGACACCATTTGCTGGCGGAGACTGTGAGTATCTCCAATTTCTAAGTTTCCCATTGTCACCAATTTAATCCTTTTCCCCACCCAAGCATTAAATTATCGAAAAACATTAATATATGGTCCAGGTTCAATTATATTTTGCCATACTTCCAAGGTCAGCGATAAAGTGTGTCAGTACCATTCAAAATGGGGAGAATTAGACATGGATATTGGAAAACAATTAAGGTTGGTGAGGGAATCACACCAGATTCTACAAAAAGATCTCGCTGCAAGTGCTGGTCTGGATAAAAGCTATATCAGCAAGCTTGAAAGAGGTTTGGCCGATCCTACCTTCTCGACCCTGTCTAAAATTTCAAAAGCCTATAACCTCTCGGTTGCCCATCTGCTCAACTATGGCAGCGAGGAAACATTCAGTCTGGATATAGATGCCGCCCTGGATGCTTTGAAAACGCTAAAATACAATATGGTTAATGTGGAGATAAATATAAAGCCGCTTTAAACAAAACAGGCAAGCCAGCAGCCCGCCTATTTTATCTATACCCATAAATCTGTCAATAAACTATGTTGAATTCAACTATTTGGAGCGATACTCAAATGGTAATGCAAAAGTCAATGCTACGGGATGTCCGTTTTGCATTGCTGGTGTCCATTGCGTATTCATCACTGCCTTAATTGCTGATTCGTCAAACATGTCACCACCACTTTTGGCAACCTGGATGTTCGAAACATTGCCATTCTTATCCACATGGAAATTTAATATGACATCCGCACCATTTTTTACCTTAAGAGCAAAAGCTGGATATACAGTATTTCGGCTCAAGGTTTCAAGTCCACCTACTGGCATAGGTTGGCAACAATTCCTATCCAATTTCCGATTGGCCATCACTTGTGTTGCGCCAAGTAAAAGAACGAGTGCAATTAATGTTAGTTTAGTTTTGTTCATGATTCTCTCCCCTTTGAATGTGTTCCGTTATAAATCATGGTCTCATCTATCTCAAACCATATGCCACTTCCCTCCAATAGTTCCTAAGATACTGTATATTAAATACTTAAGAAATTTTTATTAATACATTCTTTTAGAAGGATAAATCATCATATGATCTAAAAATATATCAATATGATATAGCTCAGGGAGATATTATTGTCCAAATTGATCATATTGATGATTTGTCTACCCAAGAGGTAATATTTAAAGGGAAAAATTGTTTGCCCCGCCATTGGCGAGATTTATATTCACGCCGCTTTTAGGCCGTCTCTGATGGCAGACAGCTATGCGAGAGTAGCTCAGTTGGTAGAGCTCCACGTTGCCAACGTGGTTGTCGCCGGTTCGAGTCCGGTCTCTCGCTCAAAAAAAAGAGGCTGATTTATTCAGCCTCTTTTTTTTATATCCGATTTATAATGCTCACTACTGTTCTTTGACCTTGACCTTTTTAACCTGCTCTTTCTCTTCAGGCATATAATCCTTTACAATCTCAGCAACCTCAGGGGTATCTTCTATTTTTTCGTTTAGAGCAATGGGTTCAAGGTAGTAGCTATTTTTCAACTTCTTGATGAGTTCTACATTTGTTTCCCGCTCATTGCGCAGTCGAGAAATGAGTTTGAGTCTGTTTTCATCATCGGCGAAATGTTCTTCAAGCGTGACCCCCTCTTCAAGACCTTTGGTCATGGCTTTAAGCCGATTATCTGCAAACTTAATGCGTGTATACTGTGAGCTCACATTTTTCATTTGACTCACATTGTCAACATTTCTTATCCGCAAAATACCGGCATACTTCCCTTGTTTACCAATACGAATGATGGTCGTCCCATCCTGCTGTCGTGGATTTCGCTGAAGGGATCCAGATTTAGAGCGGATAAGAAAATCGATACCTTCAACCTCAGCAGTCAAAGCTTTTTCCAATTTTTCATCCACATTAGCCATTAAAATAACCAGATCAACCTTGTCCTTAATTTCATCAATTGATTTTTGAGCAGCCTCAATGGGATCTGAAAAAGCAAATTCTTTTACTCTATTATCACCCTTGGTGATACCGACAAAACCCAGGGTCTGGTCATGTGTTTTAATAATTGTATAGGGTTCAAAAAGGAATTTGTCAGTATTTGCATCTTTTGTATTGGCTGAAATGAAGGGAAAATTCGCCTTCTGTTCCATTTCAAGTATGAAATCAAGACCGGCGGCAAGATCATTTGTACCCACATTCATGACCCGACATTCCATCACATTGTAGGCTGCTATGATAGCCGTGGCCACTTCTTTTAAGTGTTCAACTTGATCCCCAGCAATGTAGGGATATTTGAATAACGCATCACCGGCATCAACAAAGTAGGTTGCCTCTGTTTCTATTAATCCTTTTATAATCGTATGCTTCCTGGCAAGACCGCCAAGTGGATTGGATCGTCAGCCGCAGGGTCCTACTTCCCCATCATTGCTGGCTGCAACCATGAGCGTAAACTCATTGGGGTTATAATTTGGATTCTTGGTCTCACTTTTACAGCCCACGGTAACCAGGACTATAAGCAGTAGAATCAATCCACTTTGTTTAAGAAGTAATTTCATTTTTATTCCTGACTCAATCTCTACTCATTAACGCTTCAATGTCAGCGATCTCTTTGGGAACTGCCGCTGTGAGATTTTTGTTCCCAGTCTCAGTGATAAGGATGTCATCCTCAATACGTATCCCAATACCTCTAAATTTCTCGGGTGCCTTGGATTTTGAATTCACATAAATCCCGGGCTCTACAGTAAACACCATGCCAGGCTTCAGCACAATAGATTCACCATCTGCCATATAGTTTCCCATGTCATGCACATCAAGCCCCAGCCAATGTCCGGTCTTATGCATGAAATATTCCTCATAACTTTGGTTTTCAATGACCTCATCTACTGTACCGTTCAGGAGTCCGATGGCAATCATTCCCTCGACCAGGAGCCGCAAATCCATGTCATGGAGCTCCTGAAAAGTGACACCAGGTTTGGAAGCTTCAATAACTGCCTTCTGTGCAGTGAGCACGACTTGATAGATGGCACTTTGAGCCTCAGAGAACTTGCCATTGGCGGGAAATGTTCTGGTTATGTCAGCAGCATACATATCGTATTCAGCCGCAGCATCAATAAGTATCATATCACCATCGACGATTTGATCACGATTTTTTATGTAATGCAATACAGTAGCATTATCTCCAGCCCCAACAATTGAGGAATAGGCAGGTCCTGTACTGCCTTCATGAACAAAATGACTTTCCAGAACCGCCTGGAGTTGATATTCATACATGCCAGGTGAGCATGCCTGCATGGCTTTTGAATGGGCGGCTGCAGAGATATCAGCTGCTTTTTGCATCAGATTTAACTCATGTTCGTCCTTGATTAGTCTCATGCCGTGAGTAAGCGAACCCACGGATTCGAGGCCTTCTGGACCCCCACCTGTACGCTGAACTTGTTTGCGTACCTGTCCAACCAGATCCAACATCTTATACTGGTGGACTTTATCGTGGTTTAAGTTTGTGTATACTTTTGCAGCAGTCTTCATTGCTTCTAGTGCAGCTGTCTCAAATTCTGCTATATCCTGAGCCTGATCAGCTCCATATTGATCAACAGTATCTTCAAAACTCAGTCTCCAACCTGTCCAGACTTCCTTTTTGGGATCCTGGGGAAGTACAAATAAGGTAAATGGTTTATCCTTATTATTGGGATTGATGATACAGGCAGCGCCTGGTTCGGTATAACCGGTGAGATAGAAGAAATCGGAATCTTGCCTGTAGGGGTATTCAGTGTCATTGGTTCTAATTTGTTCAGGTGCTCCCCTGAGGATAGCAATACCCCCACCCATGAGATTTAATAATTTTTGTCGGCGTTTACTATATACGTTGCTGCGTGGCATATTATTTAGTTACTCCTTTATAAGACGATGAAAATAAATTGAGTGCCCGCTCTGAACAAGGCACAACTTCAGGGATTATTGTTATTCATACTTCCTAAATCAGATCATCAAATCCGGTATTACGATTGGTTTCACCCATGCTCCTCTTTAGATTGATTAGAATTGAACATAATAATCAAGGATAATTCATATACATGAACACCCATTTTTCAGAGTCACTTGTTTCCCTAACCCGATATCATCGGTATCAAAGTCGTGTGGTCCACATTGGTGATATCCCCATGGGTGGAAATCATCCCATCCGTGTTCAATCAATGACCAACACAGATACAATGGATACTGAAGGCACGGTTGCGCAAACCATCCGGTTGGTGGAAGCAGGCTGCGATTACGTGAGAATTACGGCTCCCAGCGTAAAAGAAGCCCACAACCTGGGTGTCATCAAAGCCGAACTAAAAAAGCGCGGATACACGGTTCCCCTCATTGCAGATATTCATTTTGTTCCCAGAGCTGCTGAGGAGGCAGCCAAACTGGTGGAGAAGGTGCGGGTGAATCCAGGAAATTATGTGGATCGTAAAAGATTTCAGGTGCTGGAATACAATCAGAATGAGTATCAGGCGGAATTGGATCGCATCAAAGAAAGATTCACACCCCTTGTGAAATTGTGTCGGGAAGAGGGAACTGCGATGCGCATAGGGTCTAACCACGGATCGCTTTCAGACAGAATCCTTAGTCACTATGGTGACACTCCGAAAGGGATGGTTGAATCGGCCATGGAGTTTGTGCGAATATGTGCCAACAACCAATTTCATGACCTGGTCATATCCATGAAGGCCAGCAACACCCGCATCATGATTCAAGCATACCGCCTGCTGGTGGACCAGATGAATCGGGAGGGCTTCAATTATCCCCTGCATCTGGGTGTAACTGAGGCCGGTGACGGCGACGATGCCAGGATCAAATCATCACTGGGGATCGGCTCGCTGCTTCGGGATGGTCTTGGTGATACCATCAGAGTTTCTCTCACAGAAGCGCCTGAAGCAGAAATTCCAGTGGCCATTTCCATCGTCAAATCAATCGAACATATTGCTCAACACCAGGACATAGAACCGCTTGGCAATCTTCCCATCAATATGTTTGAATACCGGCGACGCGAGACAATCCCCCTCTCGACTGTGGGTGGCGATCAAGTACCAGTTGTCATTGCTGACCTGTCACAGATAGACGGCAGCCCTGACAATCACCTGAAGGAAGCAGGCTACCACTTTGAGTTGGTGAGCAAGAGCTGGGTAGCTGGAGATCAGGGCGCAGATATTCTCTATTTCGGTCAAAATGATATAGATATCAAACTTTCAGACAATTGCTTATGTCTCTATGATTCAGAGACTTGGACTAGTTTGCCATCAAGGGACAATAAATATCCCCGCTTCACTCTTGAATCCTATTCCACAGCATTGTCTCAACATAATGTGGTCAATTTTGTCCAGGTTGACACCCATGAATCCATCAGTGATTTACCAATAGACCCCAGCATCATCTGGCTTCTCAGTTCAAATAATGAGCATCAAATGGCCGATTTACGAAGATTCATTCTAGAGTTAACGAATCAGGGGAACAGACAACCCGTCATTCTCCTTAATAAACTCAATGACGAGGTTCGTGAGGAATTTCTGCTCTCCACCTCTGCTGAATTTGGGGCTATCCTCAACGATGGGTTGGCTGATGGGGTTTGGTTGAGATCAAACAACCCCCATGTAAAAGGTTTAAATGAGCTTTCATTTGGTATTCTGCAAGCGAGCCGAAGTCGCATGACCAAAACAGAGTATATTGCTTGTCCATCTTGTGGTCGCACTCTATTTGATCTGGAGGAGGTCACCGCTCAAATCAGACATCGAACCAGTCACTTAAAAGGTGTTAAGATTGGGATAATGGGATGTATTGTTAATGGACCTGGTGAAATGGCCGATGCCGATTTTGGTTATGTAGGTACTGGACCAGGCAAAGTATCCCTGTATCGTGGGCAGATGGTGGTTCGACCCCATGTCCCACAAATTGAGGCTGTAGATTCATTGATCGATTTGATAAAAAGTGAAGGGTACTGGGTCGACCCTTAAATCAGCCCCATCATTTATTTTTTTGTACTTGTATTTGAATCTGAGCTTAGATTTAGGGTACTTTTAATAAACCAGTAGGAAATTCTATGAGGAACACTCTTTTTTGCATCGCTGTTTTCACAATGACTCTGTTCCAGCCCTCGTTTGCTCAAGAATCCAGAAACCTTGATACTGCTGAAGAACATGTGGCATTTGCACAGAGTATCTATTGGTCAGCTCTGACCCCACAGGAGAAGCAGACCTTTCTTTTTGCATATATTTCCAGCGCCTATGAAATTCGAAAGCTTGTAAACGAGACCATAGCCACTTCTCCTCGAAATACACATCACTTTAATGAAGAAATTGATAATTTATTCCTTATCTGGCAAAATTTATTGATCATGGAAGACAATGGTGATGCAGCCATGGATGAATTCATAGGCTGGATTGATCTCTATTTTGAAATCGATTCGAACAAATCGACACCGTTTATAAATGCCATAAAATATGCTCATCAAAAGATTAAATCTGATGATAAATCGGTTCTGGAATTATTCTGGGGCAAGACAACCGCACCAGAATCACGACTTCCTAAGGACGAGGTTCTTGAGCAAAAGGCCATTGAGCGCAAAATTGCTGCTTCAGAAGCTAGAAAAAGCGTTGATTCTGCCATAGAAATTGATCCTCCCATGGCATATAAGCCACTAAGTGCATCACCATCTACTGCTTTTGTTCTCACTGATGAAGAGCTCCGAATAGTTGCGCTGGCTGTTGAGACAGAATGTCTTAACAAGAATCAACCAGAAACCCTGCAAGACCCTGTTAAACTTGAAACTCTGGCCAGAAAACATGGCTTTGAAAGCATGTCATCTTTCAATCTTAAATTTTCAAACGCTCAGTCCAATAGTGGGCGCTGGAAATACATGAATAAACTCATTATTGAACAGGCCTTTGATCAAAACTGTATGTAAAGTCCTGTTTCAATTTCTAATCTAGAGAATATGTCCAGCTAACCAGGGACGTTCTCCCCTGCTCCACCCAAAATAGGTTCATTATCAAGAAGGTCATTCTGGCCTTCATATTGGTGTTTCTTCAAAAAGGAGTTAGTCATGCTGGCACGCGTATTAAGTAGTTCATTAATTGGGATTGACCCCTACCTGGTTGAGGTCGAGGTGAATGTTGAAGGTCACGCTTTTCGATATTCAACCGTGGGTTTACCTGAATTAGCGGTTCGAGAGAGTAAAGACAGGGTAATTTCTGCCATTAAAAATAGTGGTTTCAGGTTCCCGCCCAAGGCATACACCATCAATCTTGCTCCAGCTGATATCAAAAAAGAGGGCTCAGCCTTTGATCTACCCATCGCCATCGGAATCCTGGCTGCTCTGGGAATCGTCATGCATGAAGACCTGGAAGATTATGTGCTCATGGGAGAACTATCACTGGATGGTACTTTGCGCAGTGTAAAGGGTGCCCTGCCCTCAGCCGTGGGTGTACATGAACATGAGCTGAAAGGACTCATTCTACCTGCTCAAAACGCCCGTGAAGCGGCTGTCACAGGAAACATTGATGTTATCCCGGTCAATACGCTTCTGGAAGCTATTCGGTTTCTAAATGGTGAGACAATTATAGACCCACTTGAAGTAAATGCTGAGCATTTATTCTCAGAAGCTCAGAACTACAACGTTGATCTGGCTGATGTCAGAGGACAAGCCCATGTGAAGCGTGCTTTGGAAGTAGCCGCATCCGGTGGTCATAATGTGCTTATGATAGGTCCTCCAGGTTCTGGTAAAACCATGCTGGCAAAACGGTTTCCAACCATTCTTCCTCAAATGACACTGGATGAAGCTCTGGAGACCACCAAAATCCATTCCATAGCAGGAATGGTCAAGACTGAAGGGTTGGTGGCTACAAGACCTTTTCGATCTCCCCATCATACGATTTCAGATGCCGCCCTGGTTGGTGGCGGTCGAATCCCGCGTCCCGGAGAGGTTTCTCTCGCCCACCATGGTGTGCTTTTCCTGGATGAATTGCCAGAGTTTCAGAAAAATGTGCTGGAGGTATTGCGCCAGCCCCTTGAAAATACTGAGGTAACTATTAGTCGTGCAAGTATGAGTCTCACCTACCCTGCAAACTTCATTCTTTTAAGTGCCATGAATCCCTGCCCCTGTGGATATAGTAGTGATCCTCGCCATGAATGCACCTGTAGCAGTGTTGGTATTCAAAAATACATGGCTAAAATTTCCGGACCACTCCTGGATCGAATTGATCTGCATATAGAGGTACCAGCCATCCCTTTTGAAGAACTATCGAGCAAACAAGATGGTGAGTCCTCATCTCAGGTCAGACAACGTGTCCAGCACGCCAGAGATACTCAAATCAAGCGTTTTTCAGATGAACCGCATATTCATTCCAATGCAGACATGCCGCCTAAAATGATTCGAAGTATTTGTCAGATTAACAAGGACTCAGCTGGCTTATTAAAGTCAGCTATCACTAACCTTGGATTAAGTGCCCGGGCCTATGACCGTATCCTTAAGGTCTCCCGGACGATTGCCGATCTATTGGAGAGTTCCGAGATTCAATCAGAGCATATATCTGAAGCAATTCAGTACCGTACTTTGGATAGGCAGTTGTGGATGGCGTAGAGGAGTTTCAGAGTTTATGAGTTTATGAGTTTGTGAGTTCATGAGTTGATGGAGTTAAGAGTTTTTGGGTTCCATGGGTTTAAGGGTTGGGTGGTGATAAGGCTTTTTGGCTCCCCTCTGATAGTGTTTTAGTCTGAGGACGACCGATTTGAGGTGATAATTTAACTTTATCAAGGAACTCTATATGTCTGACTGTCAGTGAGATAGCTCCATAATCTTCTTCCACTAAACCACGTAAAAGATAGGGGCGTGCGTTGCTGAGCATGCGGCAAAACTTCCGGTAAACTTGTGGAAAGAACACGGTTTCGTAAATGGCCGTCGTGTCTTCAAAGCTGATAAACTCCATGGGCTCATCGTTTTTGGTATGGACAACTTTCCCGGTAATTAGCCAGCCAATAACTGGTATCTCCTTCCCCACATACTTCCTGAGGTCACAGGCACGCACGTAGGACAGATGCTGCAACAATTTTGCATACAGACTCAATGGATGACGAGAAATTAGAAATCCCAATACATCAGCTTCATGAATGAGCATCGTTTTTTCAGAATATGCCCCTGTATCTGGGATATAGTAACTGTCCCGCTCATTCAGATCCAGCAGAGATATTGGTTTATCCCGTCTCTGTTGGTTGGCTCTGGCCTGATATAGCTGCCACATGAGTCCGGGACGCGCTTCTATGCCCTCTACACCGTCAAAAGAGCCTGCTTTGATGAGAATGCGGACATCAGACTGATCCAACTCAGGCATACGCCTCAGGAAAGTCTCAAATGAGAGGAAGCGGCCATTTGATTCCCGTTCAGCAACAATGTACTCCAGTGCACTCCTTTTAATCCCCTTCAGTTGCATGAAGCCTATCTGCACCCAGTCATTCAGGCCAGTATGTCGAATCTCTGAGTTGTTAATACTGGGGAGCAAGACTTTCAGGCCGAGGCGACGTGCCTCAGAGTAATACCCGAAAGTGGAATAGTAGCCACCCAGATTGGTCATGACTGAGGCAATAAACTCTGCAGGATAGTGGGCTTTGAGATAGGCGGATTTAAACGAAACCAAAGCATATGAGGCAGAATGGGGTTTACAAAAGGAATAGCCTGAAAAGGACATGATCATTTCCCAAAGGGTCTCGATAACACTGTCCTCTACCCCATTTTTGCGGGCACCCCTGACAAATTTCTCGCAATAATCACGGAGCTTGGCCTCTTTGTGCTTCTTGGACATGACCTTACGCAACTCGTTGCCTTCATCGGCATCAAAACCGGCAAGACGCATGGCAACCCGGGTTACATCTTCCTGGTAAACCATTATGCCATAGGTCTCTTTGAGGGTTTCATCAAGTAAGGGGTGAAGCGGATCGTAATCACCACCATGGAGTCGGCGGACGAATTCTCTGATCCATTTATTGGCTGCTGGCCGGATAATACTGGAGGCAATGATCAGGTTTTCATAATCACCGGTTTGCATCTTACTCAGCAGCTGTCGAGTAGCGGGAGACTCTACATAGAAGCAGCCCATAGTGCGGGCAGTACGGATAAGTTCCTGGGTCCGCAGATCCTCCAGGGGATTCAGTTTCCAATATGGGATGTCCACACCATAGTGTTCATGGACATCGGCCAGAATATCCCGTATTACGGCCAGAGAACGATTTCCAAGGAGATCAATCTTGACCAGCCCAAAGTCCTCTGCCTGATCTTTCTCCCACTGAATGATCTGAACGCCCTTAGGTGCGCGTTGGATAGGTACATAGTTACGGATTTCCTGGGGTGTCAGGACAACCCCCCCGGGATGCACGCTCAGGTGTCTGGGAAATCCAGCAAGATAGAAGCCATTGCGGATTATCTCCGGCCAGGGATCCTTGAGGTC
This window harbors:
- a CDS encoding aminopeptidase P N-terminal domain-containing protein, producing MPRSNVYSKRRQKLLNLMGGGIAILRGAPEQIRTNDTEYPYRQDSDFFYLTGYTEPGAACIINPNNKDKPFTLFVLPQDPKKEVWTGWRLSFEDTVDQYGADQAQDIAEFETAALEAMKTAAKVYTNLNHDKVHQYKMLDLVGQVRKQVQRTGGGPEGLESVGSLTHGMRLIKDEHELNLMQKAADISAAAHSKAMQACSPGMYEYQLQAVLESHFVHEGSTGPAYSSIVGAGDNATVLHYIKNRDQIVDGDMILIDAAAEYDMYAADITRTFPANGKFSEAQSAIYQVVLTAQKAVIEASKPGVTFQELHDMDLRLLVEGMIAIGLLNGTVDEVIENQSYEEYFMHKTGHWLGLDVHDMGNYMADGESIVLKPGMVFTVEPGIYVNSKSKAPEKFRGIGIRIEDDILITETGNKNLTAAVPKEIADIEALMSRD
- a CDS encoding PspC domain-containing protein, with amino-acid sequence MGHVLWPVLIIGLGLYLYFNHADETKSSLDGIFPPGKKLYKSRSDRKISGVCGGIGQYLDFDSNIIRILWAVATLGSFGLGVLAYAALAIFLSESD
- the ispG gene encoding (E)-4-hydroxy-3-methylbut-2-enyl-diphosphate synthase — protein: MNTHFSESLVSLTRYHRYQSRVVHIGDIPMGGNHPIRVQSMTNTDTMDTEGTVAQTIRLVEAGCDYVRITAPSVKEAHNLGVIKAELKKRGYTVPLIADIHFVPRAAEEAAKLVEKVRVNPGNYVDRKRFQVLEYNQNEYQAELDRIKERFTPLVKLCREEGTAMRIGSNHGSLSDRILSHYGDTPKGMVESAMEFVRICANNQFHDLVISMKASNTRIMIQAYRLLVDQMNREGFNYPLHLGVTEAGDGDDARIKSSLGIGSLLRDGLGDTIRVSLTEAPEAEIPVAISIVKSIEHIAQHQDIEPLGNLPINMFEYRRRETIPLSTVGGDQVPVVIADLSQIDGSPDNHLKEAGYHFELVSKSWVAGDQGADILYFGQNDIDIKLSDNCLCLYDSETWTSLPSRDNKYPRFTLESYSTALSQHNVVNFVQVDTHESISDLPIDPSIIWLLSSNNEHQMADLRRFILELTNQGNRQPVILLNKLNDEVREEFLLSTSAEFGAILNDGLADGVWLRSNNPHVKGLNELSFGILQASRSRMTKTEYIACPSCGRTLFDLEEVTAQIRHRTSHLKGVKIGIMGCIVNGPGEMADADFGYVGTGPGKVSLYRGQMVVRPHVPQIEAVDSLIDLIKSEGYWVDP
- a CDS encoding helix-turn-helix transcriptional regulator produces the protein MDIGKQLRLVRESHQILQKDLAASAGLDKSYISKLERGLADPTFSTLSKISKAYNLSVAHLLNYGSEETFSLDIDAALDALKTLKYNMVNVEINIKPL
- a CDS encoding protein-L-isoaspartate(D-aspartate) O-methyltransferase, translating into MGNLEIGDTHSLRQQMVSDQLLRRGIQQPAILDAFQEIPRHLFVPHSSPREAYADQPLPIKSGQTISQPYIVALMLSYLDIRPIHHVLEIGSGSGYATAVLSKLCHHVTGIEVYGELLDESMSIINQLELSNIDLKHASAWEHFEEKMVYDRIILWASPPRIPEHIFHSLKEGGILVAPEGKSDQYVWICTKKDGHIIKKRKDPVRFVPLVQGSVKEIDRNIQKKRGKDG
- a CDS encoding energy transducer TonB; translated protein: MNKTKLTLIALVLLLGATQVMANRKLDRNCCQPMPVGGLETLSRNTVYPAFALKVKNGADVILNFHVDKNGNVSNIQVAKSGGDMFDESAIKAVMNTQWTPAMQNGHPVALTFALPFEYRSK